A portion of the Acidimicrobiales bacterium genome contains these proteins:
- a CDS encoding ATP-binding cassette domain-containing protein, producing the protein MTIPVEAVGLVRRFGEIEAVAGVDLRVEPGEVFAFLGPNGAGKSTTVRMLTTLLAPSAGTARVAGFDVVAEAAQVRRAIGVALQDAAIDPLMTGRELLRLQAVLYGLPRARAEARSAELLERVGLTAAAGRRVGKYSGGMRRRLDLALSLLHEPEVLFLDEPTTGLDPSSRLNLWDELRRLNQEHGTTVFLTTQYLEEADQLAARIAIIDGGRIVREGEPSALKAAVGAPTLRLEVRDDQEAAARAALVPFGPERPDRAGVIAIGLEGGAGEMTAVVRALDEAAVVIEHMELNAPSLDDVFAEATGRRLEGAGDAADPDVGADGADEPAA; encoded by the coding sequence ATGACCATCCCGGTGGAGGCGGTGGGGCTGGTGCGCCGGTTCGGCGAGATCGAGGCCGTGGCCGGCGTCGATCTGCGGGTCGAGCCGGGTGAGGTCTTCGCGTTCCTCGGGCCGAACGGCGCCGGCAAGTCGACCACCGTGCGCATGCTCACCACCTTGCTGGCGCCGTCCGCCGGCACCGCCCGGGTGGCGGGCTTCGACGTCGTCGCCGAGGCCGCCCAGGTGCGGCGGGCCATCGGTGTGGCGCTCCAGGACGCCGCCATCGACCCCCTCATGACCGGGCGTGAGCTGCTGCGCCTCCAGGCCGTGCTCTACGGCCTGCCCCGGGCGCGCGCCGAGGCCCGCTCCGCGGAGCTGCTCGAGCGGGTCGGGCTCACCGCCGCTGCCGGCCGCCGGGTGGGCAAGTACTCCGGAGGCATGCGCCGGCGCCTCGACCTGGCCCTGTCGCTCCTGCACGAGCCCGAGGTGCTCTTCCTCGACGAGCCCACCACGGGTCTCGACCCCAGCAGCCGCCTCAACCTCTGGGACGAGCTGCGCCGGCTCAACCAGGAGCACGGCACCACCGTGTTCCTCACCACCCAGTACCTGGAAGAGGCCGACCAGCTCGCCGCCCGCATCGCCATCATCGACGGCGGTCGCATCGTGCGCGAGGGCGAGCCCAGTGCGCTCAAGGCCGCCGTCGGAGCGCCCACCCTGCGCCTCGAGGTCCGCGACGACCAGGAGGCCGCGGCGCGAGCTGCGCTCGTGCCCTTCGGGCCAGAGCGGCCCGATCGGGCAGGGGTCATCGCCATCGGTCTCGAAGGCGGAGCCGGTGAGATGACCGCCGTCGTCCGAGCGCTCGACGAGGCGGCGGTGGTCATCGAGCACATGGAGCTGAACGCGCCCAGCCTCGACGACGTGTTCGCCGAGGCCACCGGGCGCCGCCTCGAGGGTGCCGGCGACGCCGCTGATCCCGACGTCGGCGCCGACGGGGCCGACGAGCCCGCGGCCTGA
- the eno gene encoding phosphopyruvate hydratase — translation MSAIEQVVGREVLDSRGNPTVEVEVLLESGARGRAIVPSGASTGQFEAVELRDGGDRYAGKGVSKAVANVNGPIRELVVGLEGLDQRELDRRMIDGDGTPNKGNFGANAILGVSLAAAKAGADELALPLYRYVGGANAHVLPVPMMNVLNGGAHADNNVDLQEFMLMPVGAASFTEALRWGTETYHVLKKVLHERGLSTAVGDEGGFAPDLASNEEAVQVLIAAIEQAGYTPGDQIAIALDPASSEFFQDGSYVLSGEGRTLSGGEMAEFWADWVSRYPIVSIEDGMAEEDWDGWAALTQAVGDRVQLVGDDLFVTNTERLQRGIDTGVANSILIKVNQIGSLTETLEAVALANRSAYTAVMSHRSGETEDTTIADLAVATNCGQIKTGAPARSDRVAKYNQLLRIEEDLGEAAAFWGGDALSRGSG, via the coding sequence GTGAGCGCCATCGAACAGGTCGTGGGCCGTGAGGTCCTGGATTCGCGTGGGAACCCGACGGTCGAGGTGGAGGTCCTCCTCGAGTCCGGGGCCCGGGGCCGGGCCATCGTGCCCTCCGGCGCCTCGACCGGGCAGTTCGAGGCGGTCGAGCTGCGCGACGGTGGCGACCGCTACGCCGGCAAGGGTGTGAGCAAGGCCGTCGCCAACGTGAACGGCCCCATCCGCGAGCTGGTCGTGGGCCTCGAGGGCCTCGACCAGCGCGAGCTGGACCGCCGGATGATCGATGGTGACGGCACGCCCAACAAGGGCAACTTCGGCGCCAACGCCATCCTCGGCGTGTCACTGGCCGCAGCCAAGGCCGGCGCCGACGAGCTCGCGCTCCCGCTCTACCGCTACGTGGGCGGCGCGAACGCCCACGTCCTGCCGGTGCCGATGATGAACGTCCTCAACGGCGGTGCCCACGCCGACAACAACGTGGACCTCCAGGAGTTCATGCTCATGCCCGTCGGCGCCGCCTCGTTCACCGAGGCGCTGCGTTGGGGCACCGAGACCTACCACGTGCTCAAGAAGGTCCTCCACGAGCGCGGCCTGTCCACCGCGGTCGGCGACGAGGGCGGGTTCGCCCCGGACCTCGCCTCCAACGAAGAAGCCGTGCAGGTGCTCATCGCGGCCATCGAGCAGGCGGGGTACACGCCGGGCGACCAGATCGCCATCGCGCTCGACCCCGCGTCCTCCGAGTTCTTCCAGGACGGCTCGTACGTGCTCTCGGGCGAGGGTCGCACCCTCTCGGGTGGCGAGATGGCCGAGTTCTGGGCCGACTGGGTGAGCCGCTACCCGATCGTGTCGATCGAGGACGGCATGGCCGAGGAGGACTGGGACGGTTGGGCTGCGCTCACCCAGGCCGTCGGCGACCGCGTCCAGCTCGTGGGCGACGACCTCTTCGTGACCAACACCGAGCGCCTCCAGCGCGGCATCGACACCGGCGTGGCCAACTCGATCCTGATCAAGGTCAACCAGATCGGGTCGCTCACCGAGACCCTCGAGGCGGTGGCCCTCGCCAACCGCAGCGCCTACACCGCGGTCATGTCCCACCGCTCGGGCGAGACCGAGGACACCACCATCGCCGACCTCGCGGTGGCCACCAACTGCGGCCAGATCAAGACCGGCGCCCCGGCGCGCAGCGATCGCGTGGCGAAGTACAACCAGCTGCTGCGCATCGAGGAGGACCTCGGCGAGGCCGCGGCGTTCTGGGGTGGCGACGCGCTGTCGAGGGGCAGCGGCTGA
- a CDS encoding septum formation initiator family protein, with protein sequence MAPRKERRARDEAAAVRRQAQGKGGRNPVDDTPATVDRTRRRRRLFWMGVVAAVVAGVAFLGAFPARTYFRQQSATARAESDLSALDAEISELQGQIDDLQTDEEIEERAREDYAMTRPGEEVVTLLPAAPSPVEVPSGWPYSRLFAASR encoded by the coding sequence ATGGCGCCGCGGAAGGAGCGCCGCGCGCGCGACGAGGCCGCGGCCGTGCGTCGACAGGCGCAGGGCAAGGGCGGGCGCAACCCCGTCGACGACACCCCCGCCACCGTCGACCGCACCCGTCGGCGCCGCCGCCTGTTCTGGATGGGCGTGGTGGCGGCGGTGGTGGCCGGCGTCGCCTTCCTCGGTGCCTTCCCGGCGCGGACCTACTTCCGCCAGCAGTCCGCCACGGCCCGCGCCGAGTCGGATCTCTCCGCCCTCGACGCCGAGATCTCCGAGCTCCAAGGCCAGATCGACGATCTCCAGACCGACGAGGAGATCGAGGAGCGGGCCCGGGAGGACTACGCCATGACCCGCCCGGGCGAGGAGGTCGTCACCCTGTTGCCGGCGGCGCCGTCGCCGGTCGAGGTGCCCTCCGGATGGCCCTACTCCCGGCTGTTCGCGGCATCGCGCTGA
- the mazG gene encoding nucleoside triphosphate pyrophosphohydrolase, producing the protein MTDHLVVVGLGPAGPDLVTAGTLAAIEATPHRYLRTTRHPAAPVVGEAASFDAVYDGADTLDEVYRTIADALLAAVAEHHRVLYAVPGSPVVAERTVELLLEAAGDPAHDVEVELLPALSFVDLAWARLRIDPVAAGARLVDGQRFAVEAAGERGPLLVAQCDRRSVLSDIKLAVEDDAPERVVVLQRLGLPDERVAEVAWDDLDREVDADHLTSLWIPELAAPVAAELQRFKELVITLRQECPWDAEQTHASLGRHLIEETYETIEAIDGVDVEAGTGFEHLEEELGDLLFQVFFHATLATEEGQFTLADVARGIHDKLRLRHPHVFGDVEVEGAGDVMRNWEQIKKAEKGRDSVMDGIPAALPALLYAAKVQKRADNSGFAYPSLDAAFADVEAEVAEAREDPSAHEVGDILYAATGLAHHLNIDPESALRGAADRFQARFRVVERLADAEGIDLNAADAATLDRWWTTAKAELGA; encoded by the coding sequence TTGACGGACCACCTCGTCGTCGTCGGGCTCGGCCCCGCCGGCCCGGACCTGGTGACCGCGGGCACGCTCGCGGCCATCGAGGCCACCCCGCACCGCTACCTGCGCACCACCCGCCATCCGGCGGCGCCCGTGGTGGGGGAGGCCGCGTCGTTCGACGCCGTGTACGACGGGGCGGACACCCTCGACGAGGTCTACCGCACCATCGCCGACGCGCTGCTGGCGGCCGTGGCCGAGCACCACCGGGTGCTGTACGCGGTGCCCGGCTCCCCGGTGGTGGCCGAGCGCACGGTCGAGCTGCTCCTCGAGGCGGCGGGAGACCCGGCGCACGACGTCGAAGTGGAGTTGCTGCCGGCGCTTTCGTTCGTGGATCTGGCCTGGGCGCGCCTGCGCATCGACCCGGTGGCCGCCGGCGCGCGCCTGGTCGACGGCCAGCGCTTCGCGGTCGAGGCCGCGGGGGAGCGGGGGCCGCTGCTGGTGGCCCAATGCGATCGCCGCTCGGTGCTCTCGGACATCAAGCTGGCGGTGGAGGACGACGCCCCCGAGCGGGTCGTGGTGCTCCAGCGCCTCGGCCTGCCCGACGAGCGGGTCGCCGAGGTGGCGTGGGACGACCTCGACCGGGAGGTCGACGCCGACCACCTCACGTCGCTGTGGATCCCCGAGCTGGCCGCCCCGGTGGCGGCCGAGCTCCAGCGCTTCAAGGAGCTGGTCATCACGCTGCGCCAGGAGTGCCCGTGGGACGCGGAGCAGACCCACGCCAGCCTCGGTCGCCATCTGATCGAGGAGACCTACGAGACCATCGAGGCCATCGACGGCGTCGACGTCGAGGCGGGCACCGGCTTCGAGCACCTCGAGGAGGAGCTGGGTGACCTGCTCTTCCAGGTGTTCTTCCACGCCACCCTCGCCACCGAGGAGGGCCAGTTCACCCTCGCCGACGTGGCCCGGGGTATCCACGACAAGCTCCGCCTGCGCCACCCCCATGTCTTCGGCGACGTCGAGGTCGAGGGCGCCGGTGACGTCATGCGCAACTGGGAGCAGATCAAGAAGGCCGAGAAGGGTCGCGACAGCGTGATGGACGGCATCCCGGCGGCCCTGCCGGCGCTCCTCTACGCCGCCAAGGTGCAGAAGCGGGCCGACAACTCGGGGTTCGCGTACCCCTCGCTCGATGCCGCCTTCGCCGACGTCGAGGCCGAGGTGGCCGAGGCCCGCGAGGATCCATCGGCGCACGAGGTGGGCGACATCCTCTACGCCGCCACCGGCCTGGCGCACCACCTGAACATCGATCCTGAGTCCGCGCTGCGGGGTGCCGCCGACAGGTTCCAGGCGCGCTTCCGCGTCGTCGAGCGACTGGCCGACGCCGAAGGCATCGACCTCAACGCCGCCGACGCCGCCACCCTCGACCGCTGGTGGACGACGGCCAAGGCCGAGCTGGGCGCCTGA
- a CDS encoding type IV toxin-antitoxin system AbiEi family antitoxin domain-containing protein, with translation MLDSTVAELAATQYGVFARFQLLSLGISDKQIERFLKSGVWIRLAPGVYGYPGHRTTWDRRLWVAYLAAGERASVSHHSAAADFRVPGFPRRDLHLTVPHPDHQRVKGATVHQSRVLPAHHIIVLNGRRTTTLARTLVDLAPHVSLARLDHAYEHAIVTERLTYSKMARTFRELAAPSRKGMNKLAHVLDERGPGYVAPASELERMLHEVVGLAGLPPLVRQHPLPGHHGVEGCVDGAHPEARLIMEADGRRWHTRLANLARDLARDKQAARVGWDTLRFIFVELTDDRTESAATMRDVYDERLDLLRRK, from the coding sequence ATGCTCGACAGCACCGTCGCGGAGCTCGCCGCGACCCAGTACGGCGTGTTCGCCCGGTTCCAGCTCCTCAGCCTGGGCATCTCGGACAAGCAGATCGAACGGTTCCTGAAGTCCGGCGTCTGGATCAGACTGGCGCCGGGTGTCTACGGATACCCCGGGCACCGCACCACATGGGACCGCCGCCTGTGGGTGGCGTACCTCGCCGCCGGTGAGCGGGCGAGCGTGTCACACCACTCGGCAGCGGCCGACTTCCGGGTCCCGGGCTTTCCGCGACGGGATCTGCACCTCACCGTTCCGCACCCCGATCATCAGCGAGTCAAGGGTGCGACCGTGCATCAGAGTCGGGTCTTGCCCGCCCATCACATCATCGTGCTCAACGGGCGGCGCACGACGACCCTCGCCCGCACCTTGGTGGATCTGGCGCCGCACGTCAGCCTGGCGCGGCTGGATCACGCCTACGAGCACGCCATCGTCACCGAGCGGCTCACGTACTCCAAGATGGCCCGCACCTTCCGAGAGCTCGCCGCGCCGAGCCGCAAGGGCATGAACAAGCTCGCCCACGTCTTGGACGAGCGCGGTCCCGGCTACGTCGCGCCGGCATCGGAGCTCGAGCGCATGCTGCACGAGGTCGTCGGCCTCGCCGGGCTGCCACCACTCGTCCGCCAGCACCCGCTCCCCGGCCATCACGGGGTCGAGGGCTGCGTCGACGGTGCCCATCCGGAAGCTCGCCTGATCATGGAAGCGGACGGCCGGCGTTGGCACACCCGGCTCGCCAACCTCGCCCGCGACCTGGCGCGGGACAAGCAGGCGGCCCGAGTGGGGTGGGACACGCTCCGATTCATCTTCGTGGAGCTCACCGATGACCGCACCGAATCCGCGGCCACCATGCGCGACGTCTACGACGAGCGTCTCGACCTTCTTCGGAGGAAATAG
- a CDS encoding NAD(P)/FAD-dependent oxidoreductase, translating to MADAGDETVADDRYDVVVIGAGYGGATAAALLAHAGRRVALVERTPRAGGKTQTLDRKGYRYEMFGAVGIPAVDSRFHELVDLLGLDVELLIPEGEQAAVRYRSPDGEWRLLRSALRQSGAPEELENLKRVFGATDEDVAALGEFYLGMLALTDDEVAALDEVGMADFMAPYGLAPGLQSQIFATLNMLFVVAVDRLAASEAVLVLRNMVLGGAGRFHKGGYGRVAEACADLVTARGGRYLTSTRVRRIVTDGGRAVGVETDEGVIRAHAVVSNAGIQPTVLGLAGADHFPADYVERVRGLEPSWSIAGIRYVFDTRVFDAALTPVFSDQSWLDQARFDAMCAGEWPDVPLIAIDVASEFDPSLVAEPGHQVANIQVFVPPDPGDGRGAEVTAEAVRRAQAVLDELYPDLRAHTIRTEPYGPRQISRMTRDSVVPGAGGEAVGLAQVVGQVGRSKPDARTPLPGLYLVGCDAGGRGSGTHQAVDSGFNVAALVDADLP from the coding sequence ATGGCCGACGCAGGGGACGAGACCGTGGCAGACGACCGGTACGACGTGGTGGTGATCGGCGCCGGCTACGGCGGCGCCACGGCGGCTGCGCTGCTCGCCCACGCCGGCCGTCGGGTCGCTCTCGTCGAGCGGACGCCACGGGCGGGCGGCAAGACCCAGACCCTCGATCGCAAGGGCTACCGCTACGAGATGTTCGGCGCCGTCGGCATCCCCGCGGTCGACTCCCGCTTCCACGAGCTCGTCGACCTCCTGGGCCTCGACGTCGAGCTGCTCATCCCCGAAGGCGAGCAGGCGGCCGTGCGCTACCGGTCCCCCGACGGGGAGTGGCGCCTGCTGCGCAGTGCCCTGCGCCAGAGCGGCGCACCTGAGGAGCTCGAGAACCTGAAGCGGGTGTTCGGCGCCACCGACGAGGACGTGGCCGCCCTCGGCGAGTTCTACCTGGGCATGCTCGCGCTCACCGACGACGAAGTGGCCGCCCTCGACGAGGTCGGGATGGCGGACTTCATGGCCCCCTACGGACTGGCGCCGGGGCTGCAGTCGCAGATCTTCGCCACCCTCAACATGCTCTTCGTGGTCGCGGTCGACCGCCTCGCGGCGTCCGAGGCGGTGCTCGTGCTGCGCAACATGGTCCTCGGCGGCGCCGGACGGTTCCACAAGGGCGGCTACGGGCGGGTGGCCGAGGCCTGCGCCGACCTCGTCACCGCGCGGGGCGGGCGCTACCTGACGAGCACCCGGGTGCGGCGGATCGTGACCGATGGCGGGCGCGCGGTCGGCGTCGAGACCGACGAGGGCGTCATCCGGGCCCACGCCGTGGTCTCCAACGCCGGCATCCAGCCCACCGTCCTCGGCCTGGCCGGGGCCGACCACTTCCCCGCCGACTACGTCGAGCGGGTGCGTGGCCTGGAGCCGAGCTGGTCGATCGCCGGGATCCGCTACGTGTTCGACACCCGCGTGTTCGACGCCGCCCTCACGCCGGTGTTCTCGGACCAGAGCTGGCTCGACCAGGCCCGCTTCGACGCCATGTGCGCCGGCGAGTGGCCCGACGTGCCCCTCATCGCCATCGACGTCGCCTCGGAGTTCGACCCCTCGCTGGTGGCCGAGCCCGGCCACCAGGTGGCCAACATCCAGGTGTTCGTGCCGCCCGACCCGGGGGACGGGCGAGGCGCCGAGGTCACCGCCGAGGCCGTGCGCCGGGCCCAGGCGGTCCTCGACGAGCTGTACCCCGACCTGCGGGCCCACACCATCCGCACCGAGCCCTACGGCCCCCGCCAGATCTCCCGCATGACCCGGGACTCGGTCGTCCCCGGCGCCGGCGGCGAGGCCGTCGGCCTGGCCCAGGTCGTCGGCCAGGTGGGCCGCTCGAAGCCCGACGCCCGCACCCCCCTGCCGGGCCTCTACCTCGTGGGCTGCGACGCCGGCGGCCGCGGCTCGGGCACCCACCAGGCCGTCGACTCCGGCTTCAACGTCGCCGCCTTGGTCGACGCCGACCTCCCCTGA
- a CDS encoding FMN-binding glutamate synthase family protein yields the protein MSTRAGRLAALGAAGLGGLAAYDLLQRRHAILRNFPVVGHLRFLLEAVGPELRQYIVTDNDQERPFTRDQRRWVYTSSKQENSLTGFGTDNDLETTPEYLIVKHAAFPAHAAPAPHDVEVACAKVLGAAHDRPRAFRPRSIVNISAMSFGSLSGAAIEALNRGAAIAGCLHNTGEGGVSRHHEHGGELIWQIGTGYFGCRDERGGFDLDRLVAQVDRSPVRAIEIKLSQGAKAGLGGVVPGEKVTDEIAEMRGVPAGEDCISPPYHREFADVDGLIDFVERIAGATGLPVGIKSAVGEQAFWDELASRMAEREEGPDFITIDGGEGGSGAAPLVFADHVSLPFRIGFPRVYRTFAEAGLADDVVFIGAGKLGLPATALMAMALGCDLVNVGREAMLSIGCIQAQRCHTGRCPAGVATQTPWLERGLDPDLKSVRCANYLRALRHEVLRLARACGRTHPAYVDLDCLELVDAAAGARSARDVFAYEPGWGVPPVVEVPVLVTTPDR from the coding sequence GTGAGCACGCGTGCCGGTCGACTCGCAGCACTCGGCGCCGCCGGCCTCGGCGGCCTCGCCGCCTACGACCTGCTCCAGCGCCGCCACGCCATCCTGCGCAACTTCCCGGTGGTGGGCCACCTCCGCTTCCTGCTCGAGGCCGTCGGTCCGGAGCTGCGCCAGTACATCGTCACCGACAACGACCAGGAGCGGCCCTTCACCCGGGATCAGCGACGCTGGGTCTACACGTCGTCGAAGCAGGAGAACAGCCTCACGGGCTTCGGCACCGACAACGACCTCGAGACCACGCCCGAGTACCTCATCGTCAAGCACGCCGCCTTCCCCGCCCACGCCGCGCCCGCGCCCCACGACGTCGAGGTGGCCTGCGCCAAGGTCCTGGGCGCCGCCCACGATCGCCCGCGCGCGTTCCGCCCCCGCTCGATCGTCAACATCTCGGCCATGAGCTTCGGGTCGCTCAGCGGTGCCGCCATCGAGGCACTCAACCGGGGTGCGGCGATCGCCGGCTGCTTGCACAACACCGGCGAGGGTGGCGTGTCCCGCCACCACGAACACGGGGGCGAGCTGATCTGGCAGATCGGGACCGGCTACTTCGGGTGCCGTGACGAGCGCGGCGGGTTCGACCTCGATCGGCTCGTGGCCCAGGTCGATCGGTCACCCGTCCGGGCCATCGAGATCAAGCTCTCGCAAGGGGCCAAGGCGGGCCTCGGCGGCGTCGTGCCGGGCGAGAAGGTCACCGACGAGATCGCGGAGATGCGTGGCGTCCCCGCTGGTGAGGACTGCATCAGCCCGCCCTACCACCGCGAATTCGCCGACGTCGACGGCCTGATCGACTTCGTCGAGCGCATCGCCGGCGCCACCGGGCTCCCCGTCGGCATCAAGTCCGCAGTGGGGGAGCAGGCGTTCTGGGACGAGCTCGCGTCCCGCATGGCCGAGCGGGAGGAGGGGCCCGACTTCATCACCATCGACGGTGGCGAGGGCGGCTCCGGCGCGGCGCCGTTGGTGTTCGCCGACCACGTGTCGCTCCCGTTCCGCATCGGCTTCCCCCGGGTGTACCGGACGTTCGCCGAGGCGGGACTGGCCGACGACGTGGTGTTCATCGGCGCCGGCAAGCTGGGCCTGCCCGCCACCGCGCTGATGGCGATGGCACTCGGGTGCGACCTCGTCAACGTGGGGCGCGAGGCCATGCTCTCCATCGGCTGCATCCAGGCCCAGCGCTGCCACACCGGCCGCTGCCCGGCCGGGGTGGCCACGCAGACCCCCTGGCTGGAGCGCGGTCTCGACCCGGACCTCAAATCGGTGCGCTGCGCCAACTACCTGCGCGCCCTCCGCCACGAGGTGCTGCGCCTGGCCCGGGCCTGTGGCCGCACCCATCCCGCCTACGTCGACCTCGACTGCCTCGAGCTCGTCGACGCCGCCGCCGGTGCCCGTTCGGCACGCGACGTCTTCGCCTACGAGCCGGGGTGGGGCGTTCCCCCGGTCGTCGAGGTGCCCGTCCTCGTCACCACCCCCGACCGGTAG
- a CDS encoding peptidylprolyl isomerase: protein MTRTLRLSAVALVVLLAAALSACSDSDTGGTALTVNGTEVSQQVIEDEIDDLVDYAKQNPDSQFYTAVFGEDASEETVSTAFTAQVLQERVVSIIINDEFEERGLEITQEDRDAAEAQFASQLAPQPTDPTQTTADPAAGQAFFDTFSEEFRDFEITFNAQAVALSEALAAEAQEEAGVTDADVQAYYDDNQDQFTQNCASHILVEDEATANDLLAQLEGGADFATLAEENSTDTGSGAQGGDLGCQAPGTFVPEFETAIDEATVGEVTGPVETEFGFHLILVSSKGVQPFEDVEEQIRTQLETPADDPLNTFLPDALANADVEVNPRYGSWDPETQTVVPPEGPESPTTTVALPTVDPAATPSTVPGG from the coding sequence GTGACCCGAACCCTCCGACTCTCTGCCGTCGCGCTCGTGGTGCTGCTCGCCGCCGCCCTCTCGGCCTGCTCCGACTCCGACACCGGCGGCACCGCGCTCACCGTGAACGGCACCGAGGTGAGCCAGCAGGTGATCGAGGACGAGATCGACGACCTCGTCGATTACGCCAAGCAGAACCCCGACTCGCAGTTCTACACCGCCGTGTTCGGCGAGGACGCCAGTGAGGAGACGGTGAGCACCGCCTTCACGGCCCAGGTGCTCCAGGAGCGGGTGGTCTCCATCATCATCAACGACGAGTTCGAGGAGCGCGGCCTCGAGATCACCCAGGAGGACCGCGACGCCGCCGAGGCGCAGTTCGCCTCCCAGCTGGCCCCGCAGCCGACCGACCCCACCCAGACCACGGCGGACCCCGCCGCCGGGCAGGCCTTCTTCGACACCTTCTCCGAGGAGTTCCGAGACTTCGAGATCACCTTCAACGCCCAGGCGGTGGCGCTTTCGGAGGCACTCGCGGCCGAGGCGCAGGAGGAGGCGGGCGTCACCGACGCCGACGTGCAGGCCTACTACGACGACAACCAGGACCAGTTCACCCAGAACTGCGCCAGCCACATTTTGGTCGAGGACGAGGCCACCGCCAACGACCTGCTGGCCCAGCTCGAGGGCGGGGCCGACTTCGCCACCCTGGCCGAGGAGAACTCCACCGACACCGGCTCGGGCGCCCAGGGCGGCGATCTCGGCTGCCAGGCGCCGGGCACCTTCGTGCCCGAGTTCGAGACCGCCATCGACGAGGCCACCGTGGGCGAGGTCACGGGCCCGGTCGAGACCGAGTTCGGCTTCCACCTCATCCTCGTGAGCTCGAAGGGCGTGCAGCCCTTCGAGGACGTGGAGGAGCAGATCCGCACCCAGCTCGAGACGCCGGCCGACGACCCGCTCAACACCTTCCTGCCCGACGCCCTGGCCAACGCCGACGTCGAGGTGAACCCCCGCTACGGCAGCTGGGACCCCGAGACCCAGACCGTCGTCCCGCCCGAGGGCCCCGAGTCGCCCACCACCACGGTGGCGCTGCCCACGGTCGACCCGGCGGCCACCCCCTCCACCGTCCCCGGGGGTTGA
- a CDS encoding ABC transporter permease, producing the protein MAVATSATGRAGDDRDLRPVAQAFALAARSARSTARQPEMWLPSLIFPLLIAAVNNSAMARAVNLPGFPPVDSVLQFLLPATIVQGVMFGAVSGGSDLALDIENGFFERLLASPVARPAILVGRLAGGALLGACQTVVFVVIFAVFGARVEGGPLAVLALMAMAVAVTLMVGGVTAAVGIRTGSQETVDAAFPLIFILLFMSSAFFPAELMDGWFQWMALHNPLSWMIDAARRLVIFGFDWSDAFEAVAVPAAISVVTIAVAVRQMQKRLERDR; encoded by the coding sequence ATGGCCGTCGCCACGAGCGCCACCGGCCGAGCCGGCGACGACCGGGACCTGCGCCCGGTCGCCCAGGCCTTCGCCCTGGCGGCCCGCTCGGCGCGCTCGACCGCCCGACAGCCCGAGATGTGGCTGCCGTCGCTCATTTTCCCCCTGCTCATCGCTGCGGTGAACAACTCGGCCATGGCGCGCGCTGTCAACCTCCCCGGGTTCCCGCCGGTCGATTCGGTCCTCCAGTTCCTCCTGCCCGCCACCATCGTCCAGGGAGTGATGTTCGGGGCGGTGTCCGGGGGCTCCGACCTCGCCCTCGACATCGAGAACGGATTCTTCGAGCGGCTCCTCGCGTCGCCGGTGGCCCGCCCAGCGATCCTCGTCGGGCGCCTCGCCGGTGGGGCTCTCCTCGGGGCCTGCCAGACCGTGGTCTTCGTGGTCATCTTCGCCGTCTTCGGGGCCCGGGTGGAAGGCGGCCCGCTCGCGGTGCTGGCCCTCATGGCCATGGCGGTGGCCGTCACCTTGATGGTGGGCGGCGTGACCGCCGCGGTGGGCATCCGCACCGGCAGCCAGGAGACCGTCGACGCCGCCTTCCCCCTGATCTTCATCCTCTTGTTCATGAGCTCCGCCTTCTTCCCGGCTGAGCTGATGGACGGCTGGTTCCAGTGGATGGCCCTGCACAACCCGCTCTCGTGGATGATCGACGCCGCCCGCCGCCTCGTGATCTTCGGCTTCGACTGGTCGGACGCCTTCGAGGCGGTGGCCGTGCCCGCCGCCATCTCGGTGGTCACCATCGCCGTCGCCGTCCGCCAGATGCAGAAGCGCCTGGAGCGCGACCGATGA